A region from the Neomonachus schauinslandi chromosome 2, ASM220157v2, whole genome shotgun sequence genome encodes:
- the CSN2 gene encoding beta-casein, with protein sequence MKILILACLVALALAREKEELTVSTETVESLSSSEESITHINKQKFENFKHEEQQQKEDERQNKIHPLSQQQPLIYPYADPIPYAVLPQNVLPLAQPAVVMPFPQPEIMEVPKVKENIFPRRQVMPFLKSPVVPFLNSQIQNLAGLENLYFPQPQPQPQPHPLPLPLPLPLLQPLLHQIPQSLPQTHMLTPQPLLSIPQSKVLPFPQQVMPYPQRDMPLQAFLLFQEPSREAHPVTQPIAPVYNSAIVSPNLLALLSHL encoded by the exons ATGAAGATCCTAATCCTTGCCTGCCTGGTGGCTCTTGCTCTTGCAAGAGAG AAGGAAGAACTCACTGTATCCACTGAG acTGTGGAAAGCCTTTCAAGCAGTGAG gaaTCTATTACACACATCAACAAG CAGAAATTTGAGAATTTCAAGCATGAGGAACAGCAGCAAAAAGAG gaTGAACGCCAGAATAAAATCCACCCCCTTTCCCAACAACAGCCTCTAATCTATCCTTATGCTGATCCCATCCCTTACGCTGTCCTTCCACAGAATGTCCTGCCTCTTGCTCAGCCTGCTGTGGTGATGCCTTTCCCTCAGCCTGAAATAATGGAAGTCCCCAAAGTTAAGGAGAACATCTTTCCTAGGCGCCAAGTGATGCCCTTTCTTAAATCTCCAGTAGTGCCCTTTTTGAACAGCCAAATCCAGAATCTCGCTGGTCTTGAAAATCTGTACtttcctcagcctcagcctcagcctcagcctcatcctctgcctctgccccttcctctgcctctgctccagcCCCTATTGCACCAGATCCCCCAGTCTCTTCCTCAGACTCACATGCTTACTCCTCAGCCACTGCTCTCCATCCCACAGTCCAAAGTCCTGCCTTTTCCCCAGCAAGTGATGCCCTACCCCCAGAGGGACATGCCCCTACAAGCCTTTCTGCTGTTCCAGGAGCCTTCCCGTGAGGCCCATCCTGTGACTCAACCGATTGCCCCAGTTTACAACTCTGCTATTGTAAGTCCAAACTTACTAGCTTTGCTGTCTCACTTATGA